The Thiomicrorhabdus lithotrophica DNA segment GATTTATAACGACTAAAATGGAAAGTAATTCCACCCACCTCTAAATTGGAGAAAACCTTTATGAAAGTATTACTGTCTATCGCCTTGTGGTCTTCTTTATTTTTAGCTGGCTGTAGTGGCATTCCAGTCAATCAAGACTATGATACGAGCTTTAACTTTTCGAACATAAAATCTGTTGAATGGTTGCCAGCAGCAAACCAAACACCGCCTAAAGCTATCACTTTTGAACAACAAAACCCTCTGATTGCCAAACGTATTCAAACCGCCATTACAGAACAGCTTGGTCAGAAAGGCATTGCGATGCGAACAGCGGGGTTATCAGATGCTTATGTCACCTATCATTATTCATCTAAACGTGTATTACAGGCAGATCCTGTTTCTACCTCTTTTGGCTTTGGAGTATTTGGACGCCATAGCGGCATGATGTTTCGTACCAGCCCTGATGTTTATGAGTATGAAGAAGGTCGTTTAGTTATCGATATTCTAAGTAAAAACAATCAACTGTTATGGCGTGGGATTAGCCCATCACTTCTCACTGAACAAGCTAGCCCTCAAGAAACAACGGCTAAAGTTAAGCAAATTGTTGCTTCGATTTTGGCGCAATACCCGCCTAAATAATTGATTTGAATTATCTTTCGCACTTATAAACATTATTAACCACTTTTAACTCCAGCCAGTATTGCTATATTGAATAAATGGTTTATGAGGTCTTATGAGTGCCATCTGCTAACTTGGTATCAATTAACCACCGTTTAAAATGGCAGCCTCAAATGTAGACTTTTAACGGAGCAAATTCACCCTCTTTGAATCGATGCCGCAACAGTGAGGTCAGTTATGAAAATCCTATTTTTTTTATTCACGTGTATTTTCTCAAGCACATCCATCGCAATAGATAACCCTTGGGATATTAAATTACCTTTTAAAGAAGCCACTATTCACTTTGATGTAAAAGGGAGTATGTCCGGTACAAAAGTTTTATATATCAAAGACTATGGACGTATGTCAGCTGAGTATTCCGATACTAGCATGACGATGTTTGGTATGAAACAACAGCATAAAGAGGTCGAAATAACCACACCAGATTGGGTCTATTCAATTGATTTAGTTCATAACAAAGGTTCTAAGCATACCAATCCAATGAAATTTTTCATTGAGGAATTTAATAAGCTCTCAAGAAGTGAGCAGAAAAAAGTTGCTGCTAATGCAGAGAAATTTGGCATCAACTCAGTACAAGGAATGGACGGAAAAGTCACCAAAAATGCGACTGAAATACTTGGCTTCAACTGCGATAGAACCGATGTAATGGGTACGGTTGTTTATAGTATTTCGGGTACAGGTTTACCATTAAAAGTTGAAAGTAATATAATGGGTATGCAACATAGTGAAACAGCCACAAATTTTGAAAAAGATGCTGGCCCATCAAGTAAGTATGCTCCACCAAAAAATATTGCTTTAAAACATGATCGTTATACTGATCAAATGATGCAACAACAAGCAAAAAACATGATGCAGAACTTATTAAATGATAAAGCTCCCTCTCCAGAAAACGGTCCAGGTCATATGGGTTCTCAACCACCTGCAAATCAACCGCAAAACAATCCAAATCAAATGAGTCCTGAACAGCAA contains these protein-coding regions:
- a CDS encoding DUF4136 domain-containing protein, giving the protein MKVLLSIALWSSLFLAGCSGIPVNQDYDTSFNFSNIKSVEWLPAANQTPPKAITFEQQNPLIAKRIQTAITEQLGQKGIAMRTAGLSDAYVTYHYSSKRVLQADPVSTSFGFGVFGRHSGMMFRTSPDVYEYEEGRLVIDILSKNNQLLWRGISPSLLTEQASPQETTAKVKQIVASILAQYPPK